The Bos indicus x Bos taurus breed Angus x Brahman F1 hybrid chromosome 15, Bos_hybrid_MaternalHap_v2.0, whole genome shotgun sequence genome includes a window with the following:
- the CHST1 gene encoding carbohydrate sulfotransferase 1, translated as MQCSWKAVLLLALASIAIQYTAIRTFTAKSFHTCPGLAEAGLAERLCEEGPTFAYNLSRKTHILILATTRSGSSFVGQLFNQHLDVFYLFEPLYHVQNTLIPRFTQGKSPADRRVMLGASRDLLRSLYDCDLYFLENYIKPPPVNHTTDRIFRRGASRVLCSRPVCDAPGSGDLVLEEGDCVRRCGLLNLTVAAEACRERSHVAIKTVRVPEVNDLRALVEDPRLNLKVIQLVRDPRGILASRSETFRDTYRLWRLWYGTGRKPYNLDVTQLTTVCEDFSNSVSTGLMRPPWLKGKYMLVRYEDLARNPMKKTEEIYGFLGIPLDSHVARWIQNNTRGDPTLGKHKYGTVRNSAATAEKWRFRLSYDIVAFAQNACQRVLAQLGYKMARSEEELKNPSISLVEERDFRPFS; from the coding sequence ATGCAATGTTCCTGGAAGGCCGTCCTCCTCCTTGCTCTGGCCTCCATCGCCATTCAATACACGGCCATCCGCACCTTCACGGCCAAGTCCTTCCACACCTGCCCAGGCCTGGCGGAGGCTGGGCTGGCCGAGCGGCTGTGCGAGGAGGGCCCCACGTTCGCCTATAACCTCTCGCGCAAGACCCACATCCTTATCCTGGCCACCACGCGCAGCGGCTCCTCCTTCGTGGGCCAGCTCTTCAACCAGCACCTGGACGTCTTCTACCTGTTTGAGCCCCTCTACCACGTGCAGAACACACTCATCCCCCGCTTCACCCAGGGCAAGAGCCCAGCCGATCGGCGGGTCATGCTGGGCGCCAGCCGGGACCTCCTGAGGAGCCTCTACGACTGCGATCTCTACTTCCTGGAGAACTACATCAAGCCGCCGCCCGTCAACCACACCACCGACAGGATCTTCCGCCGCGGGGCTAGCCGCGTGCTGTGCTCGCGGCCGGTGTGCGACGCCCCGGGCTCGGGGGACCTGGTGCTGGAGGAGGGGGACTGCGTGCGCAGGTGCGGCCTGCTGAACCTGACGGTGGCCGCCGAGGCCTGCCGCGAGCGCAGCCACGTGGCCATCAAGACGGTGCGCGTACCTGAGGTCAACGACCTGCGGGCCCTGGTGGAAGACCCCCGCCTAAACCTCAAGGTCATCCAGCTGGTCCGGGACCCCCGGGGCATCCTGGCCTCCCGCAGTGAGACCTTCCGCGACACGTACCGCCTCTGGCGGCTCTGGTACGGCACCGGGCGGAAGCCCTACAACCTGGACGTGACGCAGCTGACCACGGTGTGCGAGGACTTCTCCAACTCCGTGTCCACCGGCCTCATGCGGCCACCGTGGCTCAAGGGCAAGTACATGCTGGTGCGCTACGAGGACCTGGCCAGGAACCCCATGAAGAAGACCGAGGAGATCTACGGGTTCCTGGGCATCCCCCTGGACAGCCACGTGGCGCGCTGGATCCAGAACAACACGCGGGGAGACCCCACCTTGGGGAAGCACAAGTACGGCACGGTGCGAAACTCGGCGGCCACCGCCGAGAAGTGGCGCTTCCGCCTCTCCTACGACATCGTGGCCTTCGCCCAGAACGCCTGCCAGCGGGTGCTAGCGCAGCTGGGCTACAAGATGGCCAGGTCGGAGGAGGAGCTCAAGAACCCCTCCATCAGCCTGGTGGAGGAGCGGGACTTCCGCCCTTTCTCGTGA